A stretch of Mytilus edulis chromosome 11, xbMytEdul2.2, whole genome shotgun sequence DNA encodes these proteins:
- the LOC139494593 gene encoding uncharacterized protein F54H12.2-like, with protein sequence MAKINPETFHELQPSQLSLFNLPGHQTAVTRITYEHIRPAATFTKTSPIEFHISGGTEYLDLSKSTMHVRLRLKRGDGTIADSSDVNCGPVNYVLHALFNQIDVLIQNKIVTSSTGFYPYKAYMQTLLKYGKEAKESQLSSQLWIDDHQGTLDDADCNTGSNLGLYRRTAYIKNGKTVDLEGNIFHPLFSMNRYILNQVGVTVKFYRSRPEFYLMSVDEDADYYLEIEDMYLSIAKIHVHPGIVYGHDSILRTVNAKYPIVQNDVRTISLPAGQISFNFNNIFQNNRPNKVLIAFTGSQNIAGDYSLCPWTFKHCHLSEINLKVEGVPVSGNPVRVKFDSSSGESSIVAFRNLFEVAGKTLQDCGNGLNRDSFSEGYALYAFQLEPIFEGLDYLTLKRNERVNLECTFDSPLTEPTTIIIYSEFSGYFEITQTRDIIIQE encoded by the coding sequence atggctaaAATAAATCCTGAAACATTTCATGAGCTGCAACCAAGTCAGTTGTCTTTATTCAATCTACCAGGTCATCAAACTGCAGTCACAAGAATCACATATGAACATATTCGACCAGCTGCAACTTTTACAAAGACATCGCCAATAGAGTTTCACATATCTGGTGGAACAGAGTATCTAGACTTAAGTAAATCAACAATGCATGTACGTCTAAGACTTAAAAGAGGAGATGGAACCATAGCAGATAGCAGTGACGTTAATTGCGGGCCTGTGAACTATGTTTTGCATGCATTATTTAATCAAATagatgttttaattcaaaataaaattgtcacATCTTCAACAGGATTTTACCCTTACAAAGCTTATATGCAAACTTTATTGAAATATGGGAAAGAAGCTAAAGAATCGCAGCTCTCAAGTCAATTATGGATAGACGATCATCAAGGAACATTGGATGATGCAGATTGTAACACAGGATCAAATCTTGGGCTCTACAGAAGAACagcatacataaaaaatggtaaaaCTGTTGATCTTGAAGGAAACATTTTCCATCCCCTGTTTTCAATGAATCGTTACATATTAAATCAAGTAGGAGTTACTGTGAAATTCTACAGATCGAGACCAGAATTTTATCTAATGTCGGTTGATGAAGATGCTGATTATTACCTTGAGATTGAAGATATGTATCTATCAATAGCAAAGATCCACGTTCACCCCGGCATTGTATATGGCCACGATTCTATACTCAGGACAGTAAACGCTAAATATCCCATTGTGCAAAATGATGTTCGCACAATTTCACTTCCAGCTGGTCAAATAAGTTTTAACTTCAACAACATATTCCAGAATAATAGACCCAATAAGGTATTGATAGCCTTTACGGGGAGTCAAAACATAGCAGGTGACTACTCACTATGTCCGTGGACATTCAAACATTGCCACCTAAGTGAAATAAATCTTAAAGTTGAGGGAGTGCCAGTTTCCGGGAATCCTGTCAGAGTAAAATTTGACTCGTCAAGTGGAGAATCATCCATTGTTGCATTTCGCAATCTATTTGAGGTTGCTGGGAAAACTCTGCAAGACTGTGGTAATGGATTAAACAGAGACAGTTTTTCTGAAGGATATGCCTTGTATGCCTTTCAACTGGAACCAATTTTTGAAGGTTTAgattatttaacattgaaaaggAATGAACGTGTCAATTTGGAATGCACATTTGATTCTCCCCTCACTGAACCAACAACTATAATCATTTATAGTGAATTTAGTGGATATTTTGAAATAACTCAAACTCGAGACATCATAATTCAAGAATGA
- the LOC139494594 gene encoding uncharacterized protein, producing MENDDLDEKLRNVYYNTANGGAYLSAEKIYQTLKTSRDGNVPSVYKIRKWMEKIDDYNLQKPVKRRIKRVKIIVSEPYEQYDADLMDVSNIQKYNNKTRFLLVVIDIFTRFLWIYPLKNKFGKTVADAFEKIFKHGKIPLKVSTDAGTEFKNKDLKRVFKKYDIYHHVYLNSDSSKASIAERVNLTFRRMMFRYFTKHRTYSYLNVLQNLVASYNATPHRSLNNTAPKDVNEKNKYDLWAYMYIKTPPKEKRIREKKETLKVQRKRGKQFHFKINDMVRLSHLKKPFQRAYQQQWTSEIFKIYRRFLIHGKIFYKVQDFLDKEVVGNFNYTELQRVKKEADALWFVEKVLKWRRRNGQREGYVKFQDWDKRFCQWIPERDIVDF from the coding sequence ATGGAAAATGATGATTTAGATGAAAAACTTAGGAATGTATATTACAATACAGCAAATGGGGGAGCATACCTAAGTGCTGAAAAAATTTATCAAACGTTGAAGACATCAAGAGATGGAAATGTACCAAGCGTATACAAGATCAGGAAATGGATGGAAAAAATAGACGACTACAATTTACAAAAACCTGTAAAACGTAgaattaaaagagtgaaaataattgtatcgGAACCGTATGAGCAATACGATGCTGACCTTATGGATGTATCCAACATACAGAAATATAACAATAAGACACGTTTCCTGTTGGTTGTTATCGATATTTTCACACGGTTTTTATGGATTTATCCATTAAAAAACAAGTTTGGGAAGACAGTAGCTGATGCATTTGAAAAAATCTTCAAACATGGTAAAATCCCTTTGAAGGTTTCCACAGATGCGGGAACTGAATTCAAAAACAAAGATTTGAAACGtgtgtttaaaaaatatgacatttaCCATCATGTCTATTTAAATTCCGACAGTAGTAAAGCGTCAATAGCAGAGAGGGTCAATTTGACATTTCGGAGGATGATGTTCCGATATTTTACAAAGCATAGAACTTATAGCTATCTCAATGTTCTACAAAATTTGGTAGCAAGTTATAATGCAACGCCACATAGAAGTTTAAATAATACAGCTCCAAAAGATGtgaatgagaaaaacaaatatgatttgtgggcatatatgtatattaaaactCCACCCAAAGAAAAACGAATCAGAGAAAAGAAAGAAACATTAAAAGTACAACGTAAAAGAGGGAAacagtttcattttaaaatcaatgacATGGTAAGACTGAGCCATTTGAAGAAACCGTTTCAAAGAGCTTATCAGCAACAGTggacctccgaaatatttaaaatatatagacGATTTCTAATACATGGGAAAATCTTTTATAAAGTACAAGATTTTTTGGACAAGGAAGTTGTAGGCAATTTCAATTATACAGAGTTGCAGCGTGTGAAAAAGGAGGCTGACGCATTGTGGTTTGTTGAGAAAGTGCTTAAATGGCGAAGGCGGAATGGTCAACGTGAGGGTTATGTAAAATTCCAGGATTGGGATAAACGTTTTTGTCAGTGGATTCCTGAGAGAGATATTGTTGACTTTTAA
- the LOC139496291 gene encoding complement C1q tumor necrosis factor-related protein 3-like: MRNLYINILFSTIVLVYGGKDCCRNIGKSKAALLGAIDTLHRTNRLLGECGQTLDKKVAFHARLSTDVTLGSSQTVIFDDVITNIGSAYDFRTGHFSAPNDGVYFFASTFLKTHRSSSLHLQMMKNNDMISKGHAAPGGYAEAGSMNAIVSLKRGDTVIVRHHAGSVIESIHGDWCFFSGYQVY; this comes from the exons ATGAGAAACCTATATATTAACATACTGTTCAGTACAATTGTGCTTGTTTACGGTGGGAAGGACTGTTGCCGAAATATTG GTAAATCTAAGGCAGCATTACTAGGGGCAATTGATACACTGCACAGAACCAACAGACTGCTTGGAGAGT gtgGACAAACTTTAGATAAAAAAGTCGCTTTTCATGCACGACTATCGACGGACGTCACTCTGGGCTCTTCTCAAACAGTAATTTTTGATGACGTAATCACAAATATTGGTAGCGCTTATGACTTCCGAACTGGTCATTTTTCAGCTCCCAATGACGGTGTGTATTTCTTTGCTTCTACATTTCTTAAGACGCATCGTAGCAGTAGTCTACATTTACAAATGATGAAAAACAACGATATGATATCAAAAGGTCATGCTGCACCTGGGGGGTATGCAGAAGCAGGCTCCATGAATGCAATAGTATCCCTGAAGCGAGGAGACACTGTAATCGTACGTCATCATGCAGGATCTGTAATAGAATCAATTCATGGAGATTGGTGTTTCTTTTCTGGATATCAAGTCtattaa